The Microvirga thermotolerans sequence GTAGGGCGTGATGCCATAGGCCTGCACAGGGAAGACCGGCACGCCGAGCGGGGCGGCGGCCTCCACGGCGACGCGCTCGGCCAGGATGCTGTCCACCGAAAGGCTCAGATAGGCATGCTGCTCGGTGCAGCCGAGCGGGACCACGGCGCGGTCGTCCGTCTTCAGGTACTCCTCGACCTGAAGCCAGTTCATATCGCTGATTTTCATTCAGACGCTTCCTCTTTGGCGGGGGATGCCGAACGCAGGCGTTCGATCTCCGGCAGGAGAACCTGCCGGACGGCATGGGGATCGGGGTCGTAGCGGAATTCGATGGCCTGGCGGCCTTCGGGGAAATCCCTGAGGATCGGCTCCGCGCCGCTGGCGTAGACGAGCACGTCGAGCGTCTTCAGGAAGTCCTTGAGGTCGGGCTCCGTGATGAGGCGCACCTCCACGTCGGAGACATGGGGCGTGAAGCGCAGCACGCCCGGCTTCATCAGGGCCATGAACTCGGGAAAGATCGAGACGATCCCGATGCGGGCCATGGGATCGATCACCGCGAGCTTCGCACGCGTCTCCTCGGCGGGGATGAAGCTGAGATTGGCCATCGGCGTGCCGGGCGGAACGAGGCTTTCCACGTCGCTCCTGCGGTGGGGAAAGGTGACGCACAGGTCGCAGGGCTGCGGCAGGGGCTCCCCCGCCTGCAGCGCCGAGAGGGTCGTGACGGCGATGGAATCGGCGGGGCCCAGATGCTCGCGGATCCGGTCCGCGTATTGCTGTGTGGTGTCGAGGAAGTGGCCGACGATCACGATGTGCACGGGCCGGGGCTGGCTGCGTCCCCGCGCCGCGCGCGCGTTCACGAGGGAGGCCACCACCGTGGGCGACAGGCCGAGCTCCTCCGCCTCGTTGAACAGGGCGTCGATCCGCCGCTGGATCTTGCGCATGGCGGTCGAGCGCAGGCCGTCGCGGGAATGCCCGTCGCTCACGTAGGTGCCGGCCCCCGGCTTCGCCTCGATCAGCCCCGACCGGCGAAGCTCCCGATAGACGCCCGCCACGGTCATGGGGGCGATGCCCGCCCGCTCCGCCAGCTCGCGCACGGAGGGAAGCCTCTGCCCGGGCTGCAGCTCGCCGAGGCCGATCCCGAACTCGATCAGCCCCCGGAGCTGGACGCCGAGCGGCACGGGCAGGGTGCGGTCCAGGGCGGCCGCCAGATTGGCGAGAATCCGCTCCTGGGCATCCTGTTCTATCCGGGTGGAACGGTCGCCCGCTGCAACAATGGAACTTTTCCGCATGGCCTGTACGATTTTGTTGACTTGGGGCCGGTCGGCGACCTACCGTTATATTCGGCAAGTACACCTTGAACGAAAAGTCTGGTTCTTAGCAAGAGGGGGACTTCAGGTGAAACTAAATTCCAAGCTTGGCGGTATGGTGGCGGCGGCGCTCCTGGCGGGGACCATGCTCGGGGGCGCAGCCTCCGCGCAGACCCTCACCATGGGCCTTCGCGCCGGACCGGATTCCATCGATCCGCACTGGTCCACCCTCGGCAGCCAGGCCGAGGCGCTGCGCCACATCTTCGATACGATCGTCATGGCCGATGAGAACCTGCAGCTGAAGCCGGGTCTCGCCACCTCCTGGAAGCCGGTCGACGACACCACGTGGGAGTTCAAGATCCGCGAGGGCGTGAAATTCCACGACGGCTCCGAGCTCACCGCCGAGGACGTGAAGTTCTCCATCGACCGCATCCCGGTGGTGACGGGTCCGATGAGCATGACGATCTACACGAAGCAGGTGAAGGAGACGAAGGTCGTCGACAAGTACACCCTGCACGTGATCACCAAGGCCCCCGCGCCGACCCTGCCGAACGACTTCATCCGCCTCTTCGTGGTGCCGAAGTCCATCGGCATGGAGGCCCGCAACGAGCAGTTCAACTCCGGCAAGGCCGCCATCGGCACCGGGCCCTACAAGTTCGTGTCGTGGGAGCCCAAGGGCGATCTGGTGCTCGAGCGCTTCGACGGCTACTGGGGCCAGAAGCCCCACTGGCAGAAGGTGATCCGCAAGGAGATCCCGAACGATCCGGCGCGCATGGCCGCCCTGAAGTCGGGCCAGGTCGATCTCGTCAACTACGTCCCCGCGACGGACTACGCGGCGATGCAGAAGGACAAGTCGGTCGACACCTTCATCGCCGACACGGTCTACTTCTTCAACATCACGCCGAACGTGAAGGAGACCCTGCCGAAGCCGGTGAAGGTCGACGGCAAGGAGATCGCCGAGAACCCGCTGCGCGATGCCCGGGTGCGCGAGGCGCTCGATCTCGCCATCGACCGCAAGACTCTGGTGCGCGTCGTGCTGGAGGGTCTCGGCAAGCCCGCGAACCAGCTGATGCCCGCCAGCTTCTTCGGCGGCAACAAGAACCTGCCGGAGCGTCCCTACAACGTCGCGAAGGCCAAGGAGCTGCTCGCCGCGGCAGGCTACCCGAAGGGCTTCGAGATCGACTTCTTCTGCACCAACAACCGCCTGCCGGGCGACGCCGCCGTGTGCGAGGCCCTGTCCCAGATGTGGGCGCGCGCAGGCCTCAAGGTGAACGCCAACGCCCTCAACGGCACGGTGTTCTTCCCGGCGCAGCAGAAGGGCGAGTTCCCCCTGTGGATGAGCGGCTGGGGCACGCTGACGGGCGAGGCGAGCTACACCTACGGCTCGCTGGTGCACACCGCCGATCCGAAGACGGGCCTCGGCGCCTTCAACAAGCAGGGCTACTCCAACCCCGAGGTGGACGCGCTTCTCCAGGAAGGCGCCCGCACCATGGACGATGCGAAGCGCCGCGCCCTGTTCGAGAAGGTCACCGAGATCTCCATGAACGACCGCGCGCTGATCCCGACCGTGCAGCTCCAGACCGTCTGGGCGGCGAAGAAGGGCACCATGGTGATCCCGCCGCGCGTCGACCAGGAGACCCTGGCCTACGAGATCAAGCCGAAGAGCTGATTCGCGACATCGGCCCGGCCGGGAAATTCCCGGCCGGCTCAGTTCCCGGGGCGGCTTCGGAACACTGAAGCCGCTTCGCTTTTCGCGTTGCGTGACGATTTCCCGTTCCGTTTCCAACCCATGCACGAGCGAGCATGATCGGTTTTCTCATCCAGCGCGTTCTTCAGGCGCTCCTGGTCATCGTCGCCATGTCGATCATCGTGTTCCTCGGCGTCTACGCCATCGGGAACCCGATCGACGTCATGATCGACCCCGCCTCTGACCAGGCGCTGCGCGAGGCGCTGATCCGCCGCTACGGGCTCGACCTGCCGCTGTTCCAGCAGTACTTCGTGTTCGTGAACAACATGCTGCACGGGGACCTGGGCGAGTCCTTCATCTACCGGCTGCCGGTGCTCAGCCTGATCTTCTCGCGCTTCCCGGCGACGCTGGAGCTGGCCCTGTGCGCCATGCTCATCGCCACCTGCCTCGGCATTCCCCTGGGACTCTGGGCCGGCTACAAGCCCGATGCGCTCTCGTCCAAGGCGATCATGGCCTTCTCGGTGCTGGGCTTCAGCGTTCCCACCTTCTGGGTCGGGCTCCTGCTGATCATGACCTTCGCCGTGGAGCTCGGCTGGCTGCCCTCCGGCGGGCGCGGGCCGACGACGAACGTGCTCGGCATGAACCTGTCGATCACCTCCCTGGAGGGCCTCAGCTACATCGTCCTGCCGGCCCTCAACCTCGCCCTGTTCAAGCTCGGCCTCCTCATTCGCCTCACCCGCGCCGGCACGGTCGAGGTCATGAGCTCCGACTACGTGCGCTTCGCCCGGGCGCAGGGCCTGTCCGAGGGAAAGGTCGTCGGCCTGCACGTCCTCAAGAACATCTCGATCCCGATCGTCACCGTCTTCGGGCTCGAGCTCGGCTCCACGCTCGCCTTCGCCGTCGTCACGGAGACGGTGTTCAACTGGCCCGGCATGGGCAAGCTCATCATCGATTCCATCACGGTGCTCGACCGTCCCGTGATGGTCGCATACCTCATCCTGGTGGTGTTCCTGTTCGTCCTGATCAATCTCGTCGTCGATCTGGTCTACGGGCAGCTCGACCCCCGCATCCGCGTCAAGGCTTCCTCATGAGCGCTCCCGTCGAGAATCGCTGGAGCCGGCTTTCGAACTTCTGGTCGGATTTCCGGCAGAGCCCCGTGGCGGTGGCGGCCCTCGTCGTCATCGTCTCGGTCGTCCTCATGGCCGTCCTCGCGCCCGTGGTGGCGCCGCAGGATCCCTACAACCAGGAGGCGCTCGACCTCTTCGATGCGCGCCTCGAGCCCGGGGAGGTCGGCTCGGGCGGCTACGTCCACTGGCTCGGCACGGACGCCGCCGGGCGCGACGTGTTCTCCGCGATCCTCTACGGGCTGCGCACCAGCCTCATCGTCGGCGTGATGGCGGGCACCTTCGCCCTGGTCCTCGGGGCCGTCGTCGGGCTCGTCGCCGCCTATTACGGCGGGCGGGTGGAGGCGCTCATCATGCGCGTCATCGACCTGCAGCTCTCGCTGCCCGCCATCCTGCTCGCCCTCGTGCTGGTCGCCCTGCTCGGACAGGGGCTTCCGCAGCTCGTGGCGGCTCTGGTCGCGGCGCAATACGCCTATTTCGCCCGCACCACCCACGGGGCGGCGAGCGCCGAGCGGCGCAAGGACTACATCGAGGCGGCGCTCTCCACGCCCATCCCGGCGCGGCAGGTGCTGTTCCGGCACCTCCTGCCGAACGCGCTGCCGCCGCTGATCGTGGTGGCGACGGTGCAGGTGGCCAATTCCATCGCCCTGGAGGCGACCCTGTCCTTCCTCGGCCTCGGCCTGCCCATCACCCAGCCGTCGCTCGGCTCGCTGATCTCCAACGGCTTCCAGTTCCTGCTCTCCGGCCGCTACTGGATCTCGATCTATCCGGGCATCGCGCTGATGCTGACCGTGGTGGCGATCAACCTGGTGGGCGATCAGGTCCGCAACGTCCTGAATCCGAGGCGCAGCCGATGAGCGAACCCGTCCTCAGCGTCCGCAACCTCCGGACCCAGTTCAAGACCCGCGCCGGAACCCTCAACGCCGTCGACGGCGTCAGCTTCGAGGTCGGCCGGGGCCGCATCCTCGGCCTCGTCGGCGAATCCGGCTCGGGAAAGAGCGTCACCGGCTATTCGATCCTCGGCCTCATCGAGCCGCCGGGCATGATCGCCGACGGCGAGGTGCTGCTCAACGGCCGCGACCTCACGCGCCTGAAGGGGGACGAGCTGCGCCGCGTCCGCGGGGCGCAGCTCGCCATGGTGTTCCAGGATCCGATGATGACCCTGAACCCGGTCCTCAAGATCGGCACCCAGATGATCGCGGCCGTCCGCGCGCACGACAACGTGTCGCGCAGGGCGGCGCGGGTGCGGGCGCGCGAGGCGCTCGCCAAGGTCGGCATTCCGAGCCCCGAGGAGCGGCTCGACGCCTATCCGCATCAGCTCTCGGGCGGCATGCGCCAGCGCGTGGCCATCGCCATCGCGCTCCTGCACCGGCCCGCGGTGATCATCGCGGACGAGCCGACGACCGCCCTCGACGTGTCGATCCAGGGCCAGATCCTGGCGGAGGTGCGCCGCCTCGCCGACGAGACCGGCACCGCTTTCGTCTGGGTCACGCACGACCTCGCCGTGGTGTCGAGCCTCGCCGACGACATCTGCGTCATGTACGCGGGGCGAGTGGTCGAGACCGGGCCTGCCGCGGAGGTGATCGCCGCGCCGCGGCACCCTTACACGGCGGGCCTCCTCGCCTCCGTCCCCGCCGAGCACGAGCCGGGCGAGAGGCTGCCCCAGGTTCCGGGCTCGGCGCCCTCGCTCGCGAACCTTCCGCCCGGCTGCGCCTTCGCCCCCCGCTGCTTCAGGGCCGGCCCCGCCTGTACGGCGACGCCGCCCGTTCAGCGCTTCGCGGACGGACGCTCCGCCCTCTGCCATTATCCGATCGAGACCGATTCATGTCAGCCGCCCTCCTCGACGTCGACCACGTTTCGAAGCGCTTCGTAAAGCAGCCGAGCCTCGGCGAGCGCATCGCGGGCGCCCTCGGCGCCGGCCGCGGCACGGAGGTCGTGCGCGCCGTGAGCGACGTGAGCCTCTCCGTCCGCAAGGGGGAGGTGGTCGGCCTCGTCGGCGAATCCGGCTGCGGCAAGTCCACGCTCGGGCGCATCGTCGCCGGGATCTACGCGCCGACCGAAGGCAAGGTGCTGTTCGACGGCAAGCCCGTCGCGAAGCAGCAGGGCCGCCGCACCAGCAAGCTGACCACCCGCATCCAGATGGTGCACCAGGACCCCTTCGCCAGCCTCAACCCGCGCATGCGCATCGGGGACACGGTGGCCGAAGGCCCCGTCACCCATCGCATCGTCAAGGCGCGGGAGGCGGATTCCTACGTGGCCGACCTCCTGGGGCGCGTCGGGCTCGATCCCAGCTACCGCCGGCGCTTCCCGCACCAGTTCTCGGGCGGCCAGCGCCAGCGCATCGCCATCGCCCGCGCGCTTGCCATGAAACCGGACCTGCTGGTGCTCGACGAGCCCGTCGCATCCCTCGACGTGTCGATCCAGGCGCAGGTGCTCAACCTCTTCATGGACCTGCGGCGGGACCTCGACCTGACGGCGATCTTCATCAGCCACGACCTCGGCGTGGTGCGCCATGTCTCCGACCGGGTCGCGATCATGTATCTCGGCCGCATCGTGGAGCTGGCCCCGACGGCGGAGCTCTACGCCGCCCCCAACCACCCCTATACCAGGGCCCTGTTCGAGAGCGTCCCGCGGATCGGCGTCGGCCGCAGGAGCTTCCATCCCATCGCCGGGGAGATCCCGTCCCCGCTCCATCCGCCGAGCGGATGCCACTTCCATCCGCGCTGTCCCCTCGCCGGGCCGCGCTGCAGGGCCGAGGCGCCGGCGCTGACCGCGATCGCCCCCGGACGCTTCTCGGCCTGCCATCTCAACACCGGCGGAACCGCCTGAACCCCGAAGCTCCAGCGACACCATGGCCACGAACGACTCCCTCGCCGCGCTCAACGAGCGCATCGCCGCCGTCAACGATGTCCTGAACGCGGCATCCGTGCTCACCTGGGATTCGCGCACCATGATGCCGCCGGGCGGCGCGGAGACCCGCGGGCACCAGATCGCGACCCTGACCCGCCTCGCCCGCGACCTCCTGCTCGCGCCCGAGACCGCGGCGGCCCTCGACGCCGCGGAGCGCGCGGTCGCGGATCTGCCCGAGGATTCCCCCGAGCGCAGGATCGTGGCGCAGACGCGTCACGCGGTGATCCACCACGGCCGCGTGCCGGCCTCGCTCATCCAGGAGCGCGCGGCCCTTCGCACCGTCGCGCAGGCGGCCTGGATCGAGGCGAGGGCGAAGAGCGACTTCGCGATCTTCGCCCCGCACCTGGAAAAGACCCTCGCGCTCTCCCGCGCCTATGCGGACTGCATCGGCTGGAGCGAGCATCCCTACGACGCGATGGTCTCCATCTACGAGCCGGGAGAGACCGCCCGCAGCCTGAAGGCGCTGTTCTCGACCCTTCGCGCGGGTCTCCTGCCGATCCTCGATGCGGCCCGCTCCCGGCCGGCGCCGCGCTCGGACTTCCTGTTCCGCGACTTCCCGGAGGAGGGGCAGAAGGCGTTCGGCCTCGCCCTGGCGCAGAAGCTCGGCTACGACCTCTCGCGCGGGCGTCTCGACACCACGGTGCATCCCTTCGAGGTGTCCTTCACCCGCAACGACGTGCGCATCACCACCCGCTACAACCGCAACTACCTGCCGGCCTCCATCTTCGGCACCGCGCACGAAACGGGACACGGCCTCTACGAGCAGGGCGTCGACCCCGCCTATACCCGCACGGCCCTCGCCACGGATCTCGTCGGCCTCTACGCGGTGGGCGGCACCAGCTTCGGCGCGCACGAGTCCCAGTCGCGCCTGTGGGAGAACCACGTGGTCCGCAGCCGGACCTTCTGGCACCTCCACTTCCCCGAGCTCCGGTGCCACTTCCCGCAGCAGCTGGCCGATGTCAGCGCCGAGGGGTTCTACCGCGCCGTCACCCGCGTCGAGCCCGGCTTCATCCGCGTGGAGGCGGACGAGCTGACCTACGACTTCCACATCATGCTGCGCGTCGAGATCGAGTGCGCCCTCATGGACGGGTCGCTCGAGGTGGCCGACCTGCCCGGCGCCTGGAACGCCGCGATCGCCCGCGACCTCGGCCTCACGGTCCCGGACGACGCCAGGGGCGTCCTCCAGGACGTGCACTGGTCGACCGGCTATATCGGCTCGTTCCCCACCTATACGATCGGCAACGTGATGGCCGCGCAGATCATGGAGACCCTGCGGCGGAACGACCCCTCCCTGGAGGATGCGGTCGAAGCGGGCGAGTACGCGGGGCTCGCGGAGGCGCTGCGCGCGAAGGTGTGGCAGCACGGCCGCCGCTTCCGGCGGGAGGAGCTGCTCGTCCGCGAGACGGGGCGCGGCCTCGATCCCACGCCCTACCTCTCCTATCTCGCGGAGAAGTACGCCGCCTGATCCGCTCAGGCCGGCGCCTCGCCGCCGCGGGCCTTCCGGGCGAGAGCGACGAGCGCGGGGCGCAGCTCCGCGCTCCGCGACAGGCGCTGCGGAAAGGAAAGCCGCACGACCTCGTCGCCGCAGGCGAGCTGGGCTCCCTCCGGGTCGAGCCCCGTCAGCCGCCAGGCGCCCGGGCGCGCGCCGCACAGCCGCTCGGCATAGAGCGCGACCGTGTCCGCATGATCCTCGTTCATGTGCGCCACGGCCTCCGCCTCGAGATCCGCGAAATCCTCCAGCCCCGCCAGG is a genomic window containing:
- a CDS encoding ABC transporter permease, with the protein product MIGFLIQRVLQALLVIVAMSIIVFLGVYAIGNPIDVMIDPASDQALREALIRRYGLDLPLFQQYFVFVNNMLHGDLGESFIYRLPVLSLIFSRFPATLELALCAMLIATCLGIPLGLWAGYKPDALSSKAIMAFSVLGFSVPTFWVGLLLIMTFAVELGWLPSGGRGPTTNVLGMNLSITSLEGLSYIVLPALNLALFKLGLLIRLTRAGTVEVMSSDYVRFARAQGLSEGKVVGLHVLKNISIPIVTVFGLELGSTLAFAVVTETVFNWPGMGKLIIDSITVLDRPVMVAYLILVVFLFVLINLVVDLVYGQLDPRIRVKASS
- a CDS encoding ABC transporter permease, giving the protein MSAPVENRWSRLSNFWSDFRQSPVAVAALVVIVSVVLMAVLAPVVAPQDPYNQEALDLFDARLEPGEVGSGGYVHWLGTDAAGRDVFSAILYGLRTSLIVGVMAGTFALVLGAVVGLVAAYYGGRVEALIMRVIDLQLSLPAILLALVLVALLGQGLPQLVAALVAAQYAYFARTTHGAASAERRKDYIEAALSTPIPARQVLFRHLLPNALPPLIVVATVQVANSIALEATLSFLGLGLPITQPSLGSLISNGFQFLLSGRYWISIYPGIALMLTVVAINLVGDQVRNVLNPRRSR
- a CDS encoding carboxypeptidase M32, whose protein sequence is MATNDSLAALNERIAAVNDVLNAASVLTWDSRTMMPPGGAETRGHQIATLTRLARDLLLAPETAAALDAAERAVADLPEDSPERRIVAQTRHAVIHHGRVPASLIQERAALRTVAQAAWIEARAKSDFAIFAPHLEKTLALSRAYADCIGWSEHPYDAMVSIYEPGETARSLKALFSTLRAGLLPILDAARSRPAPRSDFLFRDFPEEGQKAFGLALAQKLGYDLSRGRLDTTVHPFEVSFTRNDVRITTRYNRNYLPASIFGTAHETGHGLYEQGVDPAYTRTALATDLVGLYAVGGTSFGAHESQSRLWENHVVRSRTFWHLHFPELRCHFPQQLADVSAEGFYRAVTRVEPGFIRVEADELTYDFHIMLRVEIECALMDGSLEVADLPGAWNAAIARDLGLTVPDDARGVLQDVHWSTGYIGSFPTYTIGNVMAAQIMETLRRNDPSLEDAVEAGEYAGLAEALRAKVWQHGRRFRREELLVRETGRGLDPTPYLSYLAEKYAA
- a CDS encoding ABC transporter substrate-binding protein; translation: MKLNSKLGGMVAAALLAGTMLGGAASAQTLTMGLRAGPDSIDPHWSTLGSQAEALRHIFDTIVMADENLQLKPGLATSWKPVDDTTWEFKIREGVKFHDGSELTAEDVKFSIDRIPVVTGPMSMTIYTKQVKETKVVDKYTLHVITKAPAPTLPNDFIRLFVVPKSIGMEARNEQFNSGKAAIGTGPYKFVSWEPKGDLVLERFDGYWGQKPHWQKVIRKEIPNDPARMAALKSGQVDLVNYVPATDYAAMQKDKSVDTFIADTVYFFNITPNVKETLPKPVKVDGKEIAENPLRDARVREALDLAIDRKTLVRVVLEGLGKPANQLMPASFFGGNKNLPERPYNVAKAKELLAAAGYPKGFEIDFFCTNNRLPGDAAVCEALSQMWARAGLKVNANALNGTVFFPAQQKGEFPLWMSGWGTLTGEASYTYGSLVHTADPKTGLGAFNKQGYSNPEVDALLQEGARTMDDAKRRALFEKVTEISMNDRALIPTVQLQTVWAAKKGTMVIPPRVDQETLAYEIKPKS
- a CDS encoding ABC transporter ATP-binding protein encodes the protein MSAALLDVDHVSKRFVKQPSLGERIAGALGAGRGTEVVRAVSDVSLSVRKGEVVGLVGESGCGKSTLGRIVAGIYAPTEGKVLFDGKPVAKQQGRRTSKLTTRIQMVHQDPFASLNPRMRIGDTVAEGPVTHRIVKAREADSYVADLLGRVGLDPSYRRRFPHQFSGGQRQRIAIARALAMKPDLLVLDEPVASLDVSIQAQVLNLFMDLRRDLDLTAIFISHDLGVVRHVSDRVAIMYLGRIVELAPTAELYAAPNHPYTRALFESVPRIGVGRRSFHPIAGEIPSPLHPPSGCHFHPRCPLAGPRCRAEAPALTAIAPGRFSACHLNTGGTA
- a CDS encoding GntR family transcriptional regulator, which gives rise to MRKSSIVAAGDRSTRIEQDAQERILANLAAALDRTLPVPLGVQLRGLIEFGIGLGELQPGQRLPSVRELAERAGIAPMTVAGVYRELRRSGLIEAKPGAGTYVSDGHSRDGLRSTAMRKIQRRIDALFNEAEELGLSPTVVASLVNARAARGRSQPRPVHIVIVGHFLDTTQQYADRIREHLGPADSIAVTTLSALQAGEPLPQPCDLCVTFPHRRSDVESLVPPGTPMANLSFIPAEETRAKLAVIDPMARIGIVSIFPEFMALMKPGVLRFTPHVSDVEVRLITEPDLKDFLKTLDVLVYASGAEPILRDFPEGRQAIEFRYDPDPHAVRQVLLPEIERLRSASPAKEEASE
- a CDS encoding ABC transporter ATP-binding protein translates to MSEPVLSVRNLRTQFKTRAGTLNAVDGVSFEVGRGRILGLVGESGSGKSVTGYSILGLIEPPGMIADGEVLLNGRDLTRLKGDELRRVRGAQLAMVFQDPMMTLNPVLKIGTQMIAAVRAHDNVSRRAARVRAREALAKVGIPSPEERLDAYPHQLSGGMRQRVAIAIALLHRPAVIIADEPTTALDVSIQGQILAEVRRLADETGTAFVWVTHDLAVVSSLADDICVMYAGRVVETGPAAEVIAAPRHPYTAGLLASVPAEHEPGERLPQVPGSAPSLANLPPGCAFAPRCFRAGPACTATPPVQRFADGRSALCHYPIETDSCQPPSSTSTTFRSAS